agaaGGAAAGTGCAGTCAGCAGCGCGTTTTCCGTTTTTAAGTTCCACTTAAACTTTTTCGTTTGAGAGCTTTTCAGTTACCAACAACAATTCTCACACCGACACAACATCAccaccacacacacaaactTCAACACACATGCGAGtaacacccacccacccactaagaacaacaaaaatgcAGTAAAAAAACTACAGAAAAAAACGAACTAAAGAAAATTTGGAAAGTATTTAGCAAGTTTatttctctctttctcttcaATGCTCATTTATCATGAAACATTTCTCGattatgatgatgatgaactAACTGATTTGACAGCTATCTCTCTCTAACCACCTACGTCTATTTCGCTCTGTATCTCTGAACATCGTTTAAGCATCTGCAATCTATAGTTTTGAACATCATAAGACACCACAAGCTCCAgctccacatccacatccacaccATTTAATACACATTGTACGCCTCTCTGAAAATTTGTTTACATCCCGCCATCACTCATTCGATTTATTCGAATAATCCAATTCAGATTGGGTTTAAGGATTCGATCGCATTTTCCAATactcatttaaaatttttttatatattttgctCTTGTAAGTTTCTCTCGAAAAACAAAACTCTTTCAAACGTCTCGATGTTGTGTCTTCATTTGCGATACTTACTTACTTTGTTTGATTTCCCAATTAAGATTGCCAATTAAAATCCAACTccaattacaattacaattacaattacaacTACAATTATCATTCAAATTTCAATTCCTAAGCCCACACAGTCAACGTATCTGAAAATACTATTGTAATCATATATGAGTAACCGCGAAAGCGAATTAAAGTTGGACAGCTGTAAAGTTTCAGCCTTAAGTGTTATAAATACGATTACTATTGATTGTCTTGTAAATTGTTTTGTCCTTGATAACCAAAGTTGTGTTCTTTGCTTTTATTCGATAATTCTGTTAATTGATTAACCCCCCTATCCTAAGAAGTAAtcaacaaattgaaaaatatctgtatgtatattttgtgTTTCCTTTTGCTTTCTGTATATACATTTACCTGGAAAATGAGTTATCGTTTCAAGTCCTTTGATAAtctaaataatgaaaataaacaaataattgcTGTACCATAACTTAAACGACACGTGCGGTATGTTAACGTTAAAAGGTGTTTGTTTCAGACGTCTATTAAGTGTAGACCACAACAGCCAACAACCAACAATGTCATATGCAAATGCAATTTCCTAATCACAAATGTGATCTAAACGACCTTCTTaaaaaactggaaaaaaactgaatgaaaaaaaaaacatttcattAATAATGCCACAGAGAAAATGAGTAAGGCGAGAACCGTACAATGACGTGAAGGCAACGTAAATAATTTCTATGTAcaatattgtatttttgtatCATGTTTTAGGCGAGAGAAAAAATCGACACGCAAGAACTCGGGGTAACATTTTTTTGCCCAAATCGCTCGATGAAAGTCACGCCATCACCTCAACATCGCCAACGCCATCGGCATCGGCAAATTGCGATTTCTATTGCGATTTGTATGGGCATTGAGTGGCATTGCGGAATGGGGAGGGGCTGGGGCTGATTGAGACGAGAGGGCAAAACAATGTTTGGAAACGCCCAGGGCTGTAATTTTGCACCATTTAATATGTAATTAGCTTTTGTGTTAAGTAAACTCAACTATTCGTAAACATCAATACAACAATACCGCATACCGCAACCGCAAACCAAATTGCAACTAATTAATCAAGCCTAACGTGTCTCACGTACAAATTAGTTTCTTGTTGTGTAAGtgtgtcaaaaaaaatcaacaacaacaacaatacagtaaaaaagtaaaaatagaTGGAAAAGTAAAGGGGCAGGCGATGGGGAAGGCTGAACCTTTAAGCTGGATCCTGCTCCTGCCCGTCCAAACAGAAacaaacacacagacacactctGAGAATCGAAAGCGTCGCACACCTGCACCGGCACAGGCAAAGGCACACATCACACATACGCACCGTTGCACACAAGAACACCCACACGCCCACGTGAAGCGTTTGCATGTGAGCACCCAAAAAGCCGTaatacaaataaacaaacagcAGCAATAAAAAGCAAGACCAATAACTGTCAGTCGGAATGATAGAGAAGCGCATGACCTGCTCACGATCTGCAATGTATAGGTCTGATTACCAGTTGGCTAGCCCTCTGTTCTATACAGtctactatatatgtatatttttgtctCGTACTGTACTATACTGTACTATATCGTATAATCGTATCGTTCGCCTACGCATCGCATCGCATCGCCTCGTATCACACTCAGTTCACTCAGCGAATTCAAGTGTATGAATAAGTAACTGTAAATGCGCCAAATTGCCAGCTGCAACAACAGTGGCCTACTTCTCGCTTACCCTCTCGACCACACCATTGCCCCCACCCCCAACCCCACCCCCTTTCTCTCTTactctttctctttttcttACTCTTACTCTTACTATTtcttctgctgttgctgtttctttttctgtctctgtctctgtcgtCGCAGCCATTTGCATGTCAAGATGTCAATCATTCAGTGGGCCAACGCGTCGTATGCGCAATGTGGCCACTCGTTAAGGCTAATGCACCCTTATTAACTTAGACGTAGtcgccgcacacacacacacactcactaaCACACACTCTCTACCAACCCATCTACCCAAACACACTCTCGAAGAATACATCCACACAAAAATAGAGCTCTCTAGGACACAGATTAACACATTTATACAGAAACTAAACAAGAAACATGGAGACCGAGTTACCGATACCCATCGATGTTTAGTTCAATGTCGTTAAGCAAACCCGAAATTATTTCAGTTTTTCCCATTTGGTTTTATCAATTACCCTGGCTATTATTGATGCCAACTTTGACCTTTTGATTTCCATTTACTAGCCTGTAGGTTGTCACCTTTATAGTTTCCTTCGGTTTCTGGTCTTGAGCCGTGCACAGCTGGAAAAAAGCATAGTTACAAACTCAATCGAACTTAACCGAATAAAATATCTCACCGCCACCGTAACCGTATTGGAAATGTATCTCACACACCTACTAATAACTAACTTATGAAAAGATACTACTCGTATATATCTCAAATGTCAAGCAATGCATATTCGTCTGTAAACAAGAACAAAGCGCACCAACTAACTTTAATCTAACCAATTTAGCGAACTCTATACTTTTACTTACTTTCCTTTGGTTTGCGCTGGAGCAGCGACATCTGACTAGTTTCCATTTTCAATTTCgatattatttactttttttttgtctttattAAGAACTTCAATTTACTATCCGTACCAGTACATATGTATTGTAATCTGCACCTTTCTCTAGTATGTACCAAGctgcaataataaataaaatataatactcGTACTACAATCGAATTCCAACTACATTCAGCCACTTGTCGAGTgattaaaaaatgaacaaaaaaccaaTGCTTGAACAAAATCTTTGAACCAAAACTTAGATCTATGTCTACTAAAACCgcatatctatatctatatcttaaTACTACTACTATATATACTCTTTGACTACATATGCGTATGTGCTTCTTGTCACCAACTATACTCCATATACTACTCGTACCAATACCTATATATAACCAACCTATAACCATATGTATCCAATGTTAACGGTACTCTGCCTAGCCAACAACTTAGAGCAAAGCCGAGCCTGGCTTGACAAACCCATGGCGAGGCCACCGAGTTTTATccatttcttgtttttggaaaTATTCCTTCCACAGCCGAGACGATCCTGGGCCGCCACAGCACAATGGAGATCCGTTCGATCCATCTGGGCGGCCTCTTCCACGCCGAGGAGGAGATCCAAATGACCTCCACCATGCCGAACTTTGTGGGTCAGATGCAGGGCTTTATCTTCAATGGCCAGCGGTGtgtatttacttatttttataagaaacTATTTAAGTTAAggatacatattttatttaagttatTTGGACATTGTCAAGAGTCTGGGGCCAGAGCTATCGGCTCTGCCCAGTGCCACCTTCAAGTTGACGGCTCGCTTCGTGAACTCCCCGGCGGGACAGCCCTACCACGCGGCCACTTTCCGTTCGAAGCACTCATACGTGGGTCTGGCCATGCTGAAGGCCTACAACAGCATCTCAATCGATTTCCGCTTCAAAACCGTGGAGCCCAACGGACTGCTAGTTTTCAACGGAGGTCGTCGCAACGACTTTGTTGCCGTGGAGCTGGTGAACGGACACATTCACTACACCTTTGACTTGGGCGACGGGCCGGTGACCATGAGGGACAAGTCCCGCATCCACATGAACGACAACCGCTGGCATCAGGTCAGCATCCGACGACCAGGACCCAAAACTCACACGCTCACGGTGGACGACTCCTTTGAGATCATCAGTCTCACTGGCAACAACATGCACCTGGAACTGGCGGGCATCTTGTACATCGGCGGGGTATTTAAGGACATGTACTCCAAGTTGCCGGCCTCGATCTCTTCGCGTTCCGGCTTCGAGGGTTGTCTGGCTTCACTTGATTTGGGGGATACGTCGCCCTCACTAACCAGTGATGCAGTAGTGCCAAGCTCTTTGGTGGTTAGTGGTTGCGAGGGACCCACCAAGTGCAGTCAGAATGCCTGCGCCAACCGTGGCGTGTGTGTCCAGCAGTGGAATGCGTATGCCTGCGAGTGCGACATGACCTCCTACACAGGACCAACTTGCTATGATGGTAAGCTGTTAGAAGGACCTAGCTGGACTGTACAGTAAACTTAAATGTTAAATGGATTCCACAGAATCCATTGCCTATGAGTTTGGCAACAACAAGGGCATGTTACAGTACACCTTCCCGGAGAATGCCCAAGCCGATACCGAGGAGGATAACATTGCCTTGGGCTTCATAACCACCCGACCGGATGCCGTGCTCCTAAGAGTCGAGAGTGCCACCACCCAGGACTACATGGAGCTGGAGATCGTGGAGGGCAACATCTTTATGGTGTACAATATCGGAAGCGTGGACTTGCCGCTGGGGGAGATTGGCACCAAGGTCAACGACAACGCCTATCATGTGGTGAGGTTCCAGCGCAAGGGAGGCAATGCCACGCTGCAGCTGGACGACTACAACGTTCAGGCACTGACGCCGCAGAGTAAGTGGAGGGATCCTTTGGCTTCCGGGGATGTCTAATGCTGTTTCCTTCGACTTCTCTTTGGGTTCATCCACAGGCCACCACTCGACCGTGTTCAATACCATGTCCAACGTTCAGGTCGGCGGCAAATTCAGCCGCAACGGTCGCAATCGTATCGAGCGTCCGTTTGCCGGCGTGATTGCCGGACTTTCGGTGAACAAGTTGCGAATCCTGGATCTGGCCGTAGAACGCGACCCCCATATCACCATCCGCGGAGATGTTCAATTGGTAACTGGAGTATTAGATAGAAATGATCTGCAGAGAATGCAGCAGGTTAGggaatttatttgaaattttatttgaattccTCTCAACTTTCAACTTTCCAAGTATTTTTCTCATCGTAAACCAAGtttattcaaaattctttctttaattaaaaccaaaaaaaaaacgaaaaaaaagaaaatttaaccaaaaaatgtattttattaatccGCTTCATGAGTTGTGGAACCCTTTTTCCCAAAATGATTTGACATGATTTGTAATTGCACCACAATAATTCGAACTCCGATCCTATTTGAATAATGTACAGTACTTTCCCAAGCACTTTCcttatatttaaaatgcatAACCGTTAATCGTAAACCGTTTCGAACGTAACTCCATCTGTACATTGAAGTCATCGCCATCATAATCAAATCCGGGAAATTCGGTTCGACATTCAGTATAAACGTTAACCGTTTCAACTAAACTAAAAGTATTAGCTAACTATATGTATAATCTAGTGTAAATGCtgcatttaattttaacttATTATTTCCTCCGGGCATATTCTTCATTTTATTCTGTAACGCTTTTCacgcacaacaaaaaaaaaaaaaaagccaattaactgaaatgaaaatttgcagaatttcCACTAACCAGCTATTTGATTTCcgtaaatttatttcaattgcTGCACAGCACATTAACCATTAAttgtgaatatatatattcagcTATATAAACTGATTTAATATGCACTAAAACTCGTCCGCACTAATGCTGCATGACTCTAATCAAAGCACACATCAAACAACAATGTACTCAAACATAATAGTATAAATGAAGTCACTGGAGGTATATAAGATCTATTAATTCTTACCTTACAAAAGTGTGAATATGTAGTTATTATACTACAAAACAAACTACAACAAAACTACAAAACTTagaaaaaagatttttttctttaacatTTGTAATACACGAGATTATTAGAATAATTATTACTAAAGAATTACTAAAGAATATCTTGATCTCTTATTGTAATCATCTTAATGGCtagttttaatttcaaaatttaattaaaagtccAATCGAAAATGTTCCTTAAgctaaaaaaaccaaactccAGTGCCTTCATTTAATCATACACGCATATAAACTTAATCGCAGAGCACCTACTAATCCAGTTAACAAGCCCCATACAATAACCATCGCTTGGCTCGGCTGCCGCCAGATCAACTGAAGTAAAATTAGACTATCAACTCTACTCGACAGACTCCGGCGAGTGGCTATCCGGGTGCCCTAGATGATCTGATCTTCTCGGGAGCGGGATCCGGGTGCCGTGGCGACGACGAGGACGAGTGCACGCCGCCCTTCGAGTCGGGCAGTGGAGACGATCTGATCACTCCGGTGTATGTACCGCCCACGAAGCAGACAACCACCTCCCAGCAGGGCAATAACTTAAGTACTGGAGGCGTAGTCGGGGGCAGTGGCAATACCAATGGCACGGAAAGAGCCTGCGACGATGAGGACTGCGTCCACGGATCCGGGGACTACGGTGAGACCACGGAGCAGTTCACTTCCACGAGCACGGCCAGAGGATCAGGTGAGTGTCTTCCGGTGGTGTGGGGATCTCATGATTTCATTGGCATTTATATCgatcaccaaaaaaaaaataatcacaaAACAGTGTCAGACAAAATccaagcacacacacccacagaCTTCATCTCAGACATTAGCTAGTCCCAACACAAAACTCAGATTAAGTATACGCAGTGTAGTGCATAACAATTAGATGGTGTAGATGATCGAGTTAATGATTATGCTGTGGGTTCCAGTTGCGTTCGACTTCCAGTTCAAGTTCAAGTTAACCTATAACCGATTAGCTAGAGACGCTTTgccttttcagtttttttcggAGAGTTACGGTGGATAAGTTAGGTTAATGCCAAATGCAATGCCAATGCTTTGATCGCTTACACAACCACATAGAAACAGCCAAAACAGCTCTGAAAGAGTGTATATATCgcctgttaaaaaaaatttataaaatatatatatctaaataTACATATCGCACCTCTCGCAATGCATCAACCCAACCAGAACCAACAACCAACTACCAATCCAACCAAAATCAATCGCTCGCCGTGTCATCTCAGCTCAGATACAGATCAGATACATCTCAACCTCAGATGTATCTCAACTTCAAACTTCAATCGTCGCCTCTCCTTCTCACCTCCACTCTGTTGCTGATGATTGATTGTTGCCTTCTAATTTGAACTGACAATGAGTACGCCTTATGTGTCTCTTTCAGAATGTGAAAACGTCTTCATATTTCTGACTGTGATTGCGCCATGGATACTCTGTAAATTCCCATAAACAaacaaccaaaccaaaccaaaaccaaagcaaagcaaagcaaTGCAAAGCAAAGCCAAGCAAACCAAGCAATGCACTTAGGCTAAGCTTCCAACTCTAGGCCTTCTCCTCTGTCTAAAATGTATAACTAACCTTAGCATTAATGAGAGCTAAACCaccagcaactgcaacaagtgcaacaactacaacaagaacaacaacagcaggcAGAAAACAACATCAACAAGAACCAGAAACCAACTAGAAAATATCAATTAACCAACAAATACACCGATCACTTAGCGCGAGCACGCGGCATTGCCATTGGCGTGGTTTTTTTGGTCGAAAGGGGGTTTAGCGCAAAGGGTTAAGGGTCAAGTGTCAAGGTTTACAAGCACAATACTATATAGATGTGTATGCGTATGTGCACCGATCGAAAATGTATATGTTTTGTACATAGTAGCGATAACAGCGTTTCGAAGCGTGTAAGAAGTGAAGATCGTGTTTTTGTGTTAAACAAttttcctgctcctgctcctcgtCCTTCTGATCCTACCTCCATATTTATTCTCTCGATTCCATAGTTTAACAGTTATcgtatttcaatttcaatttgtacATATTATATCGGTGAAGAGCAAAGTTTTCGAACACCCATACAAATCCGAACACACCTCAGCATATCTCTCAATATCTAAAAATCTCTATCCTCTCTAACTGTGTTGAATAAACTAtgaaaagcaaagaaaatCTGTCAGTTGCAGTGGTTTTTGTGGGAAGGGCTAATATGAGAAatgtttttgtctttttttatttttttttaaactattttatttttattatctttATGATTGGATGGTTTCcaaaataaggaaatataGAAAACTTAATTCGTTTGttatcaatatttattttttactttattcAAGTTCAGGTGCGTTTTTTTTCTGGGAACTCATAGTTTTTATAGTTCCTAATTataggaaaacaaaaaacactccCAAAACCACATACATACTTGAAACTCTTTGGTACTCGAATTGTAGAACACTCAAATAAACCAAACCCCGAATACTTTACAGAATCCAACAATGAGGTGGTCACAATCACAACCACTGGTCGCAGCGATGTCACCAcggagcagcaacagcacagcagcagcagtagcagtggAAGCACTCCGTTCTACTCCACCACTCagtccagcagcagcagcagcggcggagGAAGTGGCAGTACCCCGGGACAATCAAGCACCACCAGCAGTGCGGCCACCCCCTCCACGCAGCGAGCCACCAGCAGCAGTACCAGTACCAGCACAAGTACAACCACTACCACCACTACGACCACCACAACGCAAGCCACTCCGTCTCCGGAAATCCGGAGTACGGTCACGGAAAGGGAGACCACACCGTATGATGTGTACATTGCAGGAGGTGGAATGGGCGGCTCCGGTCGCAGCCATGATCACGATCGCATGCAGCTGCCGGACGAACACCACCCAATGCCACCACTACCACCTCCACTGCCGCCACAGGATCCACCGCCATATGGTCCTTACGGCGGAAATACGTACAATACAAACCTGAATAACTATCGACCCAAGGGCAAGGGTGGGCGCATTAACTCGATCGAGGAGGAGCGCACTGCCATGATTATCGGAATCGTGGCGGGCATACTCATTGCGGTGGTGCTGGTTATCCTGCTGGTCCTGTGGCTCAAGTCCAACGGCGATCGTGGCTACAAGACGGAGAGTGAGAAGGCCGCTGCCTACGGATCCCACAATCCCAATGCTGCCCTTCTAGGCAACACGAGTACCAACGGCTCGTACCACCAACAGAGGCAGCACCACCATCAGGGTGGTGGAGcggggcagcagcagcaccaccacagCCAGCAGCAGATACACAACGGACACAACGGCAACGGGGGTGGCGGCGGAATGATGTCCAGCGGAAGTGGGTCGCTGGGGTACGGTAGCGATGGCAGGCCTCAGATGGCAGGTCTGGTACAGCCCAAGGCCAAGAAACGCGACTCCAAGGACGTCAAGGAGTGGTATGTGTAAGGTGGTGGTAGAGAAAAAGAGAGGAGGTCCTCGGAAATATCGTCAAATTAGCAATAAACTCAAGTAGTGCAAAGCGAGCCGAAAGTGAAAGCGGAAAGAGTTCCCTACCCCCATAACCGaaaaaatatacacgcaaacacacacacataaacgtatataaatatatatttatttagcaGCCTCATAAAGTTAATTAGATGCTGACACagtcaaaaaaagaaaaatcttaaatataaaatcgGAAAACACTTGAATCGGAACAGGAGTGTACAAATGAATGGAAGGATAATAAGAGCGAGCGCCTTGCGCAGTTCGGTTCGTTGGCAATAAACGATTATCGATTAAAGATAGCTAATAGCTAATAGCTGATAATTAGCAAGCATATAGACACGCAACTACTTTAGTCGAATGCCTCCGGCCAGGAGCATGCGATCATACTGAAGTAACGTTTAGATTACGCCTAAGAAATTATAGCTTCAACTTCAAGACTTGCTAATAAATCTACCACTGAGCCACGGATCGCTTTGGTTAGGTGTAGCCACAGCCATCAGCAAATAGCAAATACATTACACTAActaaaactatatatattatatatatcacAAAAGTTACGATAAATTATGCCACTAGCCAATCAAGTAATTGTGTAAAATATTTCGCcacaaaagtatgctatgaatGGGAGCCATGCGTCAAAATGCGCAATCTTCTAGGGAAAGAGAATCATTAAAACCAAGTTAGCAGAAATTCAATATAAACGTacttaatatacatatatatttatataaaagaaaTCGTATAAATAATCAGGTTCTGAATGGGTTCTTTCTTTGCCTAGGCGGCGTGTAAAGTTACAAAATGTGGTGCTGTAGATGTATGAGACAGGATCGTGTGAGGCGAGATCGTTGATtactaaataatatttaatgagAATGATGAATGCAAGAATTTATGCTACAGATTGTTTGTTGAATTGAAgccggctttaattagttaaaatttaaatgataactaaatgaaaatgaaatcaaagTGAAGCGAAATGACATGATATGGATTAAACACTGTAGATCCCCACGATTTGGTTGACATATACGTAATGCGACTTTTTCGTTTGCGTGCAGCAACTCGATACGACTTTTTTGTGTTAGTCCCAACCAATCCCGAGCCCAACACATATActttttatatgtatttgaGACTAAATATTGCCATCGACTCGTATGCGCAATATAAACTCAGACATATCAAGCGACAAGACAAGACACAAtcacacaaaacacaaaacacacacacacggcgAACACACGAAACACTCTGAAGACACTGAAGCAAACCTACCTAGCTTTTCTACAACTAAAACTACAACTGCTATACAATGTGAGCAAAAATTACTTTACCGACAAACGAGGAGAACAAGCAACAATTTTACAGTATTATAGCAGCTTTAAGCGTATTTTTCGAGGCATACGTGACGTATACACAATTCGCAGCCAGCGCACGCTTTCACCAACCACACACGACCACTCGTGCACACATACAGAAGCGAGATTCGATTTTCGGCAAGCCGCCATTGttttttgataattaaattCTAAAACACATACCAGTATATGAATAATAATCTATATCATTTTAAAGTGCTATATTCAATTTTGGCCTCACTATATCTACCAATTAGTGTATCATTTTGGATTATATGTACAAAATACCTATATACACTCGATTAAATTACTAATACACGCACACTCAcctcacacacacgcacacgcaCACCCAATCACCATCTCTTATGCATTCGAACACTAGCGGAATTACTTCTCTAAAATTCTTAATGGAAACCAAGGCAAGGTATGCTGTAAATACCTAGGAAAGTACTATATATacacaaatatatattaaaatatatatttaacaactaaaatacatatatatactgcATTTCAAGGAacttttgatatattttcgaGTTTTTTAAACCCTTAACTTGTATACAAATGATGGAAATCGAACGGCGGATAGACACAAAAGAAACTAGCGAATCTAGCTGAAATGAACACCTAGGACAATTACAACTACACGTACATAGCGGACACAGGACACATACCTGCATACATAAATTCATAGATATATTATACAAGACATACACGCGCATCATACCAATCCAAACTATACTATTTATAAATGTACATCTAAACAACATATACAATGCAAACGATATAATGTATAATTACGAAAAATGATTATTATGTATTACGTCCCTTCGATTTGATATGATGAATCCAAACgagtaacgaaaataaaacaaattttaaatgctGTTGATAACCAAAAATAATTCCCACTTATACAtacctacatatatgtacaatgTATTTGTAACACTCTCTCCCAAACGGCTACGAATACTTTCTATCTATCTCTTCACAATGTTAATGCTGCACAAGGAAAACTCTGCATTTAAACTAAACCACAAAGTTTATTCATTTCGATTCAAGTgaaaaaccaattaaatatCGATAATATACAAAAGTTTGCCTTGCACACGAAACGGATctaaaaccaaaagaaaaattattttcttgttttcataaattataaaatcaaacaaaaaaaaacaattataaaaaataaattgaacaaaaaaatccCAATGCAAGGTCAAGGTAAATGTTATGTATGATATAGAGACAGGAACGTAAAGGACGAGTACAGTTAGTTGTATGAGTAACAGTAAAAATAGTTAAAGCATGTAACTTAATAGTTGGAGACAGGTGAGCGATGTGAGCAGCACCTGACGGGGAGCGATTACAAGTATCGGTACTAAACTTACTTCTACTTAGGCTTAACATCATTGTTATCTaatctatacatatataaaaccGACActccacacccacacacatataACAGAGAATATGTATATGAACATGTATTGGATGCGCAGCGCTTGAGCTGTGCTtaatcttatatatatatatttaaaaaaaattgtaacgtgtatgtatatgtagcGGCAGTGATTGTTAAAGAAATTGCTTTGTTTTGTGTTAGATTTTATAATTTACgagaaaaaccaaaacaaaattgtaaaacgCATACAAATACAGAATGACTGACAAAACACAGAATTATAACATTGCatataataaatacaataaatatataattgaaACAAAAGAGTTCAGTTTTGCTATTTATATTGATGGTTGTTCGAGTCATCCtagct
The Drosophila bipectinata strain 14024-0381.07 chromosome 3R, DbipHiC1v2, whole genome shotgun sequence DNA segment above includes these coding regions:
- the Nrx-1 gene encoding neurexin 1 isoform X3 — encoded protein: MKAPTATYQDNQTTKNYAPAALTARQPTMDKDMDRNPAELRLLPTQRHASASSASPDLRFNKARRRRREVAAPLGHSNAHSKSNPNRNPLVVEYRRSYRVLVVTALLVSLAASFVTLSAGFQLDGSQNSFYTFRKWYTGLNGTLELEFKTEQPNGLVLYTDDGGTYDFFELKLVEGALRLRYNLGGGAQIITVGRELHDGHWHKVQVLRNDEQTSLIVDGVSQQRSAKGKEFQFGKFASNSDVYVGGMPNWYSTKLALLALPSVIFEPRFRGAIRNLVYADQPGGSTRRQEIKQPRDIKCGDVPCDHGEMQARERPLRGVRGNTTDACERNDPCQHGGICISTDSGPICECRNLEYDGQYCEKEKAPSEATFRGTQFLSYDLGQTGAEPIVSAQDAISFYFRTRQPNGLLFYTGHGTDYLNLALRDGGVSLTMGLANGKQEMHIKPSKVRFDDHQWHKVTVHRRIQEISSITSFCRLVTVVDDVYTDHSHIAGKFTMLSSSRVYVGGAVNPRALLGARVHNNFVGCLRKVEFSADTLNLNLIDLAKSGSKLIQVAGNVEYQCPSGDPQDPVTFTTRESHLVLPPWETGKQSSISFKFRTKEPNGIIVLATGSKQPRAKNPVLIAIELLNGHIYIHLDLGSGASKVRASRRRVDDGDWHDLILRRNGRDAKVSVDGVWNDFRTPGDGTILELDGHMYLGGVGPAYNTIAWPAAIWTATLRQGFVGCLRDLQLSGKPIDIAAFARVQDSASVKPSCHVQSNVCNGNPCLNGGTCLEGWNRPICDCSATLYGGPTCGRELATLAFNGSQHMTIWLGNGQGTKTQTEELVIRFKTSRPAGLLLLTSAESNSPDRLEIALVAGRVRASVRLSDREKNLLAGQSVLNDNNWHTIRFSRRASNLRLQVDGAPPVRAETILGRHSTMEIRSIHLGGLFHAEEEIQMTSTMPNFVGQMQGFIFNGQRYLDIVKSLGPELSALPSATFKLTARFVNSPAGQPYHAATFRSKHSYVGLAMLKAYNSISIDFRFKTVEPNGLLVFNGGRRNDFVAVELVNGHIHYTFDLGDGPVTMRDKSRIHMNDNRWHQVSIRRPGPKTHTLTVDDSFEIISLTGNNMHLELAGILYIGGVFKDMYSKLPASISSRSGFEGCLASLDLGDTSPSLTSDAVVPSSLVVSGCEGPTKCSQNACANRGVCVQQWNAYACECDMTSYTGPTCYDESIAYEFGNNKGMLQYTFPENAQADTEEDNIALGFITTRPDAVLLRVESATTQDYMELEIVEGNIFMVYNIGSVDLPLGEIGTKVNDNAYHVVRFQRKGGNATLQLDDYNVQALTPQSHHSTVFNTMSNVQVGGKFSRNGRNRIERPFAGVIAGLSVNKLRILDLAVERDPHITIRGDVQLVTGVLDRNDLQRMQQTPASGYPGALDDLIFSGAGSGCRGDDEDECTPPFESGSGDDLITPVYVPPTKQTTTSQQGNNLSTGGVVGGSGNTNGTERACDDEDCVHGSGDYGETTEQFTSTSTARGSESNNEVVTITTTGRSDVTTEQQQHSSSSSSGSTPFYSTTQSSSSSSGGGSGSTPGQSSTTSSAATPSTQRATSSSTSTSTSTTTTTTTTTTTQATPSPEIRSTVTERETTPYDVYIAGGGMGGSGRSHDHDRMQLPDEHHPMPPLPPPLPPQDPPPYGPYGGNTYNTNLNNYRPKGKGGRINSIEEERTAMIIGIVAGILIAVVLVILLVLWLKSNGDRGYKTESEKAAAYGSHNPNAALLGNTSTNGSYHQQRQHHHQGGGAGQQQHHHSQQQIHNGHNGNGGGGGMMSSGSGSLGYGSDGRPQMAGLVQPKAKKRDSKDVKEWYV